A window of the Hevea brasiliensis isolate MT/VB/25A 57/8 chromosome 6, ASM3005281v1, whole genome shotgun sequence genome harbors these coding sequences:
- the LOC110635780 gene encoding telomere repeat-binding factor 4 isoform X2, with protein MADVSGDKQDKWRNLSVSNAAQGSKDKSRGPKVKTIAVTPPSNAQNSAPADGSADALMDDLSNNAVDGKSAPRYNAMIFEALSTIKDTNGCDTSAIVHFIEQRHEVPQNFRRLLSSRLRRLVSQGKLEKVQNYYRISKDASLGTKTPTPKQKEVRPRQSQNSGLVSGETVEEAAIAAAYKVAEAENKSFLAAEAVKEAERVSKMAEDTDSMLQLVKEIYEQCSRGEVILLA; from the exons ATGGCGGATGTAAGTGGAGACAAGCAG GACAAATGGCGGAATTTAAGTGTTAGTAATGCTGCACAAGGTTCTAAGGATAAATCAAGGGGTCCTAAAGTTAAAACCATAGCAGTAACTCCACCCTCCAATGCACAAAACTCTGCTCCTGCTGATGGATCTGCGGATGCTCTTATGGATGACCTTTCAAACAATGCAGTGGATGGAAAAAGTGCTCCAAG GTACAATGCAATGATTTTTGAAGCTCTTTCAACCATAAAAGACACAAATGGATGTGATACTAGTGCTATTGTTCACTTTATTGAG CAAAGGCATGAGGTGCCACAAAATTTTAGAAGGTTATTAAGTTCAAGGTTGAGGAGGCTTGTTTCACAAGGCAAATTGGAAAAG GTCCAAAATTACTATAGAATCAGTAAAGATGCTTCATTGGGAACAAAAACACCAACCCCAAAACAAAAAGAAGTAAGGCCAAGGCAGTCACAGAATTCTGGATTAGTCTCTGGTGAGACAGTGGAGGAAGCAGCAATAGCTGCTGCTTACAAGGTTGCTGAAGCAGAAAATAAATCATTTTTGGCTGCTGAAGCTGTTAAGGAGGCAGAAAGAGTATCAAAGATGGCAGAAGACACGGACTCCATGCTTCAGTTAGTGAAAGAGATTTATGAACAAT GTTCACGAGGTGAAGTTATTCTCTTGGCTTGA
- the LOC110635780 gene encoding telomere repeat-binding factor 4 isoform X3, with product MADDKWRNLSVSNAAQGSKDKSRGPKVKTIAVTPPSNAQNSAPADGSADALMDDLSNNAVDGKSAPRYNAMIFEALSTIKDTNGCDTSAIVHFIEQRHEVPQNFRRLLSSRLRRLVSQGKLEKVQNYYRISKDASLGTKTPTPKQKEVRPRQSQNSGLVSGETVEEAAIAAAYKVAEAENKSFLAAEAVKEAERVSKMAEDTDSMLQLVKEIYEQCSRGEVILLA from the exons ATGGCGGAT GACAAATGGCGGAATTTAAGTGTTAGTAATGCTGCACAAGGTTCTAAGGATAAATCAAGGGGTCCTAAAGTTAAAACCATAGCAGTAACTCCACCCTCCAATGCACAAAACTCTGCTCCTGCTGATGGATCTGCGGATGCTCTTATGGATGACCTTTCAAACAATGCAGTGGATGGAAAAAGTGCTCCAAG GTACAATGCAATGATTTTTGAAGCTCTTTCAACCATAAAAGACACAAATGGATGTGATACTAGTGCTATTGTTCACTTTATTGAG CAAAGGCATGAGGTGCCACAAAATTTTAGAAGGTTATTAAGTTCAAGGTTGAGGAGGCTTGTTTCACAAGGCAAATTGGAAAAG GTCCAAAATTACTATAGAATCAGTAAAGATGCTTCATTGGGAACAAAAACACCAACCCCAAAACAAAAAGAAGTAAGGCCAAGGCAGTCACAGAATTCTGGATTAGTCTCTGGTGAGACAGTGGAGGAAGCAGCAATAGCTGCTGCTTACAAGGTTGCTGAAGCAGAAAATAAATCATTTTTGGCTGCTGAAGCTGTTAAGGAGGCAGAAAGAGTATCAAAGATGGCAGAAGACACGGACTCCATGCTTCAGTTAGTGAAAGAGATTTATGAACAAT GTTCACGAGGTGAAGTTATTCTCTTGGCTTGA
- the LOC110635780 gene encoding telomere repeat-binding factor 4 isoform X1, with the protein MGHQKQKWTAEEEEALLNGVAKHGPGKWKNILKDPDFAPFLTQRSNIDLKDKWRNLSVSNAAQGSKDKSRGPKVKTIAVTPPSNAQNSAPADGSADALMDDLSNNAVDGKSAPRYNAMIFEALSTIKDTNGCDTSAIVHFIEQRHEVPQNFRRLLSSRLRRLVSQGKLEKVQNYYRISKDASLGTKTPTPKQKEVRPRQSQNSGLVSGETVEEAAIAAAYKVAEAENKSFLAAEAVKEAERVSKMAEDTDSMLQLVKEIYEQCSRGEVILLA; encoded by the exons ATGGGACACCAGAAGCAAAAATGGACGGCGGAGGAGGAGGAGGCACTGCTAAACGGAGTAGCTAAGCATGGTCCTGGCAAGTGGAAGAACATTCTCAAAGATCCCGATTTTGCTCCTTTCCTCACTCAACGCTCCAACATCGACCTCAAG GACAAATGGCGGAATTTAAGTGTTAGTAATGCTGCACAAGGTTCTAAGGATAAATCAAGGGGTCCTAAAGTTAAAACCATAGCAGTAACTCCACCCTCCAATGCACAAAACTCTGCTCCTGCTGATGGATCTGCGGATGCTCTTATGGATGACCTTTCAAACAATGCAGTGGATGGAAAAAGTGCTCCAAG GTACAATGCAATGATTTTTGAAGCTCTTTCAACCATAAAAGACACAAATGGATGTGATACTAGTGCTATTGTTCACTTTATTGAG CAAAGGCATGAGGTGCCACAAAATTTTAGAAGGTTATTAAGTTCAAGGTTGAGGAGGCTTGTTTCACAAGGCAAATTGGAAAAG GTCCAAAATTACTATAGAATCAGTAAAGATGCTTCATTGGGAACAAAAACACCAACCCCAAAACAAAAAGAAGTAAGGCCAAGGCAGTCACAGAATTCTGGATTAGTCTCTGGTGAGACAGTGGAGGAAGCAGCAATAGCTGCTGCTTACAAGGTTGCTGAAGCAGAAAATAAATCATTTTTGGCTGCTGAAGCTGTTAAGGAGGCAGAAAGAGTATCAAAGATGGCAGAAGACACGGACTCCATGCTTCAGTTAGTGAAAGAGATTTATGAACAAT GTTCACGAGGTGAAGTTATTCTCTTGGCTTGA